In Crinalium epipsammum PCC 9333, the following are encoded in one genomic region:
- a CDS encoding cytochrome P450, whose product MKLLHRHSTPRLIRRLQWFAYPLEYLEMYAKQYGDTFKVGGKNSPAAVYLSHPQAIQQVFNAPPEIFDSGRGNGALNFLLGDNSLILLDGDRHQRQRKLLTPPFYSERMRAYSQLICDLTQQVTNEWQIGKSFNVRTYMQEITLRVILQAVFGLHQGERYDQLQQMLTALLETIGSPLGSAVLFFPVLQKDWGAWSPWGRFLRLRQQVDELIYTEIRERRQIDHPNNDILTLLISAQDQNGQPMTDEELHDELMTLLVAGHETTASALTWALYWSHYHPEVKEKLHYELQSLGDNLDPNLIAKFPYLTAVCQETLRIYPITATTFIRILKSPLEIMGEQLEAGTALIPCVYLAHHREELYPESKHFRPERFLERQFSPYEYFPFGGGNRRCIGMGLAQLEMKLALATILSRFELALTSNHPVKPVRRGLTMAPPGNLRMVVKNKLENVDKKLTKNISDSRKD is encoded by the coding sequence ATGAAACTGCTTCATCGGCATAGCACTCCACGCTTGATCAGACGGCTGCAATGGTTTGCATACCCTTTGGAATACTTGGAAATGTACGCTAAACAATATGGCGACACATTTAAAGTAGGAGGCAAAAATTCTCCGGCTGCTGTTTACTTAAGCCATCCCCAAGCAATTCAACAAGTTTTTAATGCTCCTCCAGAAATATTTGATTCTGGTCGAGGAAATGGAGCCTTAAACTTTTTGTTGGGGGATAATTCCTTAATATTACTTGATGGCGATCGCCATCAGCGTCAGCGTAAGTTATTAACACCCCCATTTTATAGCGAACGGATGCGGGCTTATAGTCAGCTTATTTGCGACCTCACCCAACAAGTAACTAATGAATGGCAAATAGGTAAATCTTTTAATGTCCGTACCTATATGCAAGAAATTACCCTGCGGGTAATTTTACAAGCTGTATTTGGTTTGCATCAAGGAGAACGTTATGACCAACTTCAGCAAATGCTGACCGCACTTTTAGAAACTATTGGATCTCCTTTAGGTTCGGCAGTCTTATTTTTTCCCGTTTTACAAAAAGATTGGGGCGCTTGGAGTCCTTGGGGGCGTTTTTTACGCTTGCGTCAGCAAGTTGATGAACTTATCTATACAGAAATTAGAGAACGTCGCCAAATTGATCATCCCAATAACGATATTCTCACTCTGTTGATTTCAGCGCAAGACCAAAATGGTCAACCAATGACAGACGAGGAGTTGCACGATGAGTTAATGACACTATTAGTTGCTGGACATGAAACCACAGCTTCCGCTTTAACATGGGCATTGTATTGGAGCCATTATCATCCAGAAGTTAAAGAAAAGTTGCATTATGAACTACAAAGTCTAGGCGATAATTTAGATCCCAACTTGATAGCCAAGTTTCCTTATCTCACTGCTGTCTGTCAAGAAACACTGCGGATTTATCCAATTACAGCTACAACGTTTATCCGTATTTTGAAATCTCCCTTAGAAATTATGGGGGAGCAACTTGAAGCAGGTACAGCGCTAATACCTTGTGTTTATTTGGCTCATCACCGAGAAGAGTTATATCCCGAATCGAAGCATTTTCGTCCAGAGCGTTTTTTAGAGCGACAATTTTCTCCTTACGAGTATTTTCCTTTTGGTGGCGGTAATCGTCGTTGTATTGGGATGGGATTAGCCCAGTTAGAAATGAAACTGGCGCTGGCTACAATTTTGTCGCGCTTTGAATTAGCTTTAACTAGCAATCATCCAGTTAAACCTGTACGTCGCGGTTTAACTATGGCTCCTCCAGGTAATCTGCGTATGGTTGTAAAAAACAAACTAGAAAATGTTGATAAAAAATTAACTAAAAATATTAGTGATAGCAGAAAAGATTGA
- a CDS encoding glutathione S-transferase family protein has protein sequence MGLGLLIGGKWVSEREQEDSQGKFIRPVTTFRNKITADGSSGFKTEAGRYHLYISWACPWAHRTAIMRKLKGLEDVIGMSVVHPEIYDNSWEFSSTDPGSIPDTVNNASALWKIYLKADPNYEGRVTVPVLWDKQTNTIVNNESREIIRMLDTEFGFAKSDVDFYPEDLREVIDKTIDEIYQPINNGVYRAGFASTQTAYEEGLTDLFNALDHWDEVLGKQRYLCGDRITEADWCIFTTLLRFDVVYYGHFKCNIRHIWDYPNLWNYFKELYQVPGVKETCNIDHIKRHYYKSHNKINPTRIVPKGPEIDFGTPHNRAQKVAVAAV, from the coding sequence ATGGGCTTAGGTCTTCTTATTGGTGGTAAATGGGTATCTGAACGTGAGCAAGAAGATTCCCAAGGTAAATTCATCCGACCTGTAACAACTTTCCGCAACAAAATAACTGCTGATGGTTCTAGTGGATTTAAAACTGAAGCTGGACGCTACCATCTGTATATTTCTTGGGCTTGTCCTTGGGCGCACCGCACTGCCATTATGCGGAAGTTGAAAGGACTTGAAGATGTTATTGGTATGTCAGTTGTTCACCCAGAAATATATGATAATAGCTGGGAATTTTCATCAACTGATCCAGGGTCTATTCCTGATACCGTAAATAATGCTAGTGCGCTGTGGAAAATCTATCTCAAGGCAGATCCCAATTACGAAGGACGGGTAACAGTTCCGGTACTTTGGGATAAACAAACAAACACGATTGTTAATAATGAATCCCGTGAAATTATTCGGATGTTGGATACAGAGTTTGGATTTGCCAAATCAGATGTAGACTTCTATCCCGAAGATTTACGAGAAGTAATTGACAAAACTATCGACGAAATTTATCAACCAATTAATAATGGTGTTTACCGCGCAGGATTTGCTAGTACTCAAACAGCTTATGAAGAAGGTTTAACTGACTTATTTAATGCCTTGGATCATTGGGATGAAGTCTTAGGAAAGCAGCGTTACCTGTGTGGCGATCGCATTACCGAAGCAGACTGGTGTATATTTACCACACTATTACGCTTCGATGTCGTCTACTACGGTCACTTCAAATGTAACATACGCCATATTTGGGATTACCCCAATCTGTGGAACTACTTTAAAGAACTCTACCAAGTACCAGGAGTCAAAGAAACTTGCAACATTGACCACATTAAACGCCACTACTACAAGAGTCATAACAAAATCAATCCAACTCGGATTGTCCCCAAAGGACCAGAAATTGATTTTGGCACACCACACAATCGCGCCCAGAAAGTTGCTGTTGCAGCAGTCTAA
- a CDS encoding DUF3318 domain-containing protein — translation MTSYVTSSARAEMSELRRLKTLLPPELQSWVSVEGTTEVNPPLVRCEEIGKDQVEIQIDLVKWDQLALDQRNLLFWHEVARIQNDTIPREGWEMAALAIGLGGAVGELWVQDGLLLLLALVLCGVSGYRLFQKNNGERNFKEVAEADEKAIALATRFGYTLPNAYKSLGSALKTLIEITPNKRQRSKYETRLQALRRSASKAKSKVKGAREGFE, via the coding sequence ATGACATCATATGTAACCTCCTCTGCTAGAGCCGAGATGAGCGAACTCCGGCGTTTAAAAACTCTTTTACCGCCAGAGTTACAAAGCTGGGTAAGTGTGGAGGGAACTACAGAGGTAAATCCACCTCTAGTACGCTGTGAAGAAATTGGTAAAGATCAGGTAGAAATTCAAATTGACCTGGTGAAATGGGATCAACTAGCCCTCGATCAAAGAAATCTGCTGTTTTGGCACGAAGTCGCGCGTATTCAAAATGACACCATCCCTAGAGAAGGTTGGGAAATGGCAGCACTTGCCATTGGTTTAGGTGGTGCAGTTGGTGAACTTTGGGTACAAGATGGTTTGCTGTTGTTACTGGCATTAGTACTTTGTGGCGTTTCAGGCTATCGCCTATTTCAGAAAAACAACGGTGAGCGAAACTTTAAAGAAGTAGCAGAAGCCGACGAAAAAGCGATCGCACTAGCAACCCGCTTTGGTTACACACTCCCCAACGCCTACAAAAGTCTCGGCAGTGCCTTGAAAACCTTAATTGAAATCACTCCTAATAAGCGTCAACGCAGCAAATACGAAACCCGTCTGCAAGCTCTCCGACGTAGTGCTTCTAAAGCCAAATCTAAAGTCAAAGGAGCGCGGGAAGGTTTTGAATAA
- a CDS encoding RNA-guided endonuclease InsQ/TnpB family protein, giving the protein MLTCNYQFKLKPNKRQVFEIERYLNACRKVRNFALAERKDWSNSRKNNVDRCSLEKEYIIPADAPYPCYKLQSASLTLARKDNPDLSSVNAQVLQQVLRQLDRAFVEMKSLNKGFPRFKNKYRMRSFVFPQFKTNPITNNYIKLPGIGLVKMRLSRPIPQGFILKQARVIRKASGYFINMSLESEVDIPAPFPHGNPLGIDIGLEYFVATSNNELIKRPLFFNKLHRKLKLLQRRLKNKQLGSNNRHKLNQKIAKIHQTVSDTRKDFHYKLAHRLCDDNGMIFVEDIDLRAWSRNMLCKHNLDAGFGQFFEILSYVCWKRDVYFAKVNKNYTSQICPNCEVHTGKKQLSERTHTCPECGFSCNRDFAASLVIRSRGLNAVGQPVFQNACGDGLSGLGSNLRLDKNL; this is encoded by the coding sequence ATGCTGACTTGTAATTATCAGTTCAAGTTAAAACCAAACAAACGGCAAGTTTTCGAGATAGAGCGTTACCTCAATGCTTGCCGTAAAGTTAGGAATTTTGCCTTGGCTGAACGTAAAGATTGGTCTAATTCGCGTAAAAACAACGTGGATAGATGCTCGTTGGAAAAAGAGTACATTATCCCTGCTGACGCGCCTTACCCTTGCTACAAATTGCAGTCAGCATCTTTGACATTAGCTAGGAAGGACAATCCTGATTTAAGCTCTGTTAATGCCCAAGTACTTCAACAGGTGTTACGGCAATTAGATCGAGCATTTGTTGAGATGAAATCTTTGAACAAAGGTTTCCCCAGATTCAAGAATAAATACAGGATGCGGTCTTTTGTCTTTCCTCAGTTCAAGACTAATCCAATTACCAATAATTATATAAAACTCCCTGGTATTGGACTGGTGAAGATGAGGCTATCAAGACCAATTCCGCAAGGTTTTATTCTTAAACAGGCAAGAGTAATCAGGAAAGCTTCTGGCTACTTTATCAATATGAGCCTTGAGTCAGAGGTTGATATACCTGCGCCTTTCCCTCACGGTAATCCGCTAGGGATAGATATCGGACTTGAATATTTTGTTGCTACTTCAAATAATGAGTTGATTAAAAGACCATTATTTTTCAATAAACTTCACCGTAAGCTGAAATTGCTACAGAGAAGGCTGAAAAATAAGCAACTAGGTTCTAATAATCGCCATAAATTAAATCAAAAAATAGCTAAAATACATCAAACTGTATCGGATACGAGAAAGGACTTTCACTATAAATTAGCGCATCGCTTGTGTGACGACAATGGAATGATATTTGTAGAAGATATTGACTTGAGGGCGTGGTCTAGAAATATGCTTTGCAAGCATAATTTAGATGCAGGTTTTGGTCAATTCTTTGAGATATTATCTTATGTTTGTTGGAAACGAGATGTGTATTTTGCCAAAGTTAACAAGAACTACACTTCTCAGATATGTCCCAACTGTGAAGTTCATACAGGTAAGAAACAATTAAGTGAAAGGACTCATACCTGTCCTGAATGCGGTTTTAGCTGCAATAGAGATTTTGCAGCTAGTTTAGTCATTAGATCTAGAGGATTAAATGCGGTCGGGCAGCCCGTATTCCAAAATGCTTGCGGAGATGGTCTGTCGGGGCTTGGGAGTAATCTCAGGCTAGACAAGAATCTGTGA
- a CDS encoding 7-carboxy-7-deazaguanine synthase QueE: protein MTPQTSDKQIARLIEIFSAIQGEGLNIGTRQIFIRFALCDLRCNYCDSAHTWEIPATCKIEKTPGERDFETYSNPVSIETLLEWVERQNQPGLHDSISLTGGEPLLHARFLKAFLPQVRALTNLPIYLETGGHRPEQLKMILPYLDSVGMDIKLPSVSGEEHWQAHREFLKCCYDSEVEVFAKLIISNNTEQAELEKAAELIASFSPSIPVYLQPVTPLEIPNVDETVLLPPLPEKVLNWQALMKRYLKQVRVVPQTHKMIGQL from the coding sequence ATGACACCTCAAACTTCTGACAAACAGATTGCTCGACTGATTGAAATCTTTTCTGCTATTCAAGGCGAAGGTTTAAATATTGGCACTCGTCAAATTTTTATTCGCTTTGCATTATGTGATTTGCGCTGTAATTACTGCGATAGCGCTCATACTTGGGAGATACCAGCTACTTGTAAAATTGAGAAAACGCCTGGAGAGCGCGATTTTGAAACTTACTCAAATCCTGTATCAATAGAGACGTTGCTGGAATGGGTGGAGCGACAAAATCAACCAGGTCTACACGATAGCATTAGTTTAACTGGTGGCGAACCGCTACTGCACGCACGTTTTTTAAAAGCCTTTCTGCCGCAAGTACGTGCTTTAACTAATTTACCAATATATTTAGAAACTGGTGGTCATCGCCCAGAACAATTAAAAATGATTTTGCCATATCTGGATTCGGTAGGTATGGATATCAAGCTACCTAGTGTCAGTGGGGAAGAACATTGGCAAGCTCATAGAGAATTTCTGAAATGCTGCTACGATTCAGAAGTTGAAGTTTTTGCAAAGCTGATTATTTCTAATAATACTGAACAAGCAGAGTTAGAAAAAGCGGCTGAATTGATTGCGAGTTTTAGCCCAAGTATTCCGGTGTATTTGCAACCAGTTACACCTTTAGAAATTCCTAATGTAGATGAAACTGTGCTGCTGCCTCCATTGCCAGAGAAGGTTCTAAATTGGCAAGCTTTGATGAAGCGTTATCTTAAACAGGTTAGAGTTGTGCCGCAAACACATAAAATGATTGGTCAACTTTAA
- the yqeK gene encoding bis(5'-nucleosyl)-tetraphosphatase (symmetrical) YqeK: MREQVLAWLADHVPASRIEHILGVEQMALDLAAHYHLDAEKAAMAGLMHDLAKYFKPKQLLEMAQAEGLLLDEVDQANPHLLHADVSAIVARDQFGVNDQEVLQAIQNHTLGRPGMSLLSCIIFVADTLEPGRGNTPELEALRQISRQDLYKAVWLTCDYSLKYLLETRCLIHPRTIKTRNWAIQTATKKQQPLQNSSHLTRV, encoded by the coding sequence ATGCGTGAACAGGTTTTAGCCTGGTTAGCTGATCATGTTCCGGCTTCTCGGATCGAACATATTCTTGGTGTAGAGCAAATGGCTCTAGATCTAGCTGCTCATTATCATCTAGATGCAGAAAAAGCTGCTATGGCTGGACTAATGCACGATCTGGCTAAATACTTTAAGCCAAAACAGCTATTAGAGATGGCACAGGCAGAAGGATTACTTCTAGATGAGGTAGATCAAGCTAACCCCCATTTGCTTCATGCTGATGTCAGCGCGATCGTTGCTAGAGATCAATTCGGTGTAAATGATCAAGAAGTATTGCAGGCAATTCAAAACCATACTTTAGGCAGACCTGGTATGAGTTTGCTAAGTTGTATAATATTCGTAGCCGATACTTTAGAGCCTGGTAGAGGAAACACTCCCGAATTAGAAGCTTTAAGGCAGATCAGTCGGCAAGATCTCTACAAAGCTGTTTGGCTAACCTGTGACTATTCTCTAAAATATTTACTTGAGACTCGTTGCTTAATTCACCCACGCACGATTAAAACTCGGAACTGGGCAATCCAAACGGCAACAAAAAAACAGCAGCCTCTACAAAACTCATCTCACCTGACTAGAGTATAA
- the rsfS gene encoding ribosome silencing factor has translation MSENLPSSPTLVSNNAAKEDESKIAAMLAAEAADDRKGGDILLLDVAEVSYLADYFVIVTGFSKAQVRAIAQSIQEKLETQLQRVPRQIEGQAEGTWVLLDYGDLIVHILMSQEREFYNLEAFWGHAETIKYPLAS, from the coding sequence ATGTCAGAAAATTTGCCATCATCCCCAACCTTAGTTAGTAATAATGCCGCAAAAGAAGACGAAAGTAAGATAGCTGCGATGTTAGCGGCAGAGGCTGCTGATGATCGTAAAGGTGGTGATATCCTTTTGCTAGACGTTGCAGAAGTGTCATATCTGGCTGATTACTTTGTGATAGTTACAGGCTTTTCTAAGGCGCAAGTACGGGCGATCGCGCAATCAATTCAAGAAAAACTTGAAACTCAATTACAAAGGGTTCCTCGTCAAATAGAAGGACAAGCCGAAGGTACTTGGGTTTTATTAGATTATGGCGACCTGATTGTTCATATATTAATGTCTCAAGAGCGAGAGTTTTATAACTTAGAGGCTTTTTGGGGTCATGCTGAAACAATCAAATATCCACTAGCCTCTTAA
- a CDS encoding CGLD27 family protein: MESSVSACPVPTEQQPINEYQQLKDSWFFNWVTLDMQAYLSKLGCTWLWSWLIAAPLAAASFVPQKHLGQFLLYGAAIASIFVGLTLLRLYLGWSYVRARLQSETIFYEESGWYDGQTWTKTPEIRTRDRLLVNYQIEPIMLRLKQTFGLMMLCFLGGSLIWNFL, from the coding sequence ATGGAGTCTTCTGTTTCTGCTTGCCCAGTTCCCACAGAGCAACAACCCATTAATGAGTATCAGCAATTGAAAGACTCTTGGTTTTTTAACTGGGTAACTCTAGATATGCAAGCATATCTCAGCAAGTTGGGTTGTACATGGTTATGGAGTTGGTTGATAGCTGCACCATTAGCTGCTGCAAGTTTTGTGCCTCAAAAGCATTTAGGTCAGTTTCTACTTTATGGTGCAGCAATAGCTAGTATATTTGTGGGGTTAACTCTGTTGCGGTTGTACTTAGGTTGGTCTTATGTACGCGCTCGCTTGCAGAGTGAGACGATATTTTATGAAGAGTCTGGTTGGTACGACGGGCAAACCTGGACTAAAACGCCAGAAATTCGCACACGCGATCGCTTGCTTGTCAACTACCAAATTGAACCAATTATGTTGCGCCTCAAGCAAACATTTGGCTTGATGATGCTATGTTTCTTAGGTGGTAGCTTAATCTGGAATTTTTTGTGA